In Vicia villosa cultivar HV-30 ecotype Madison, WI unplaced genomic scaffold, Vvil1.0 ctg.000006F_1_1_1, whole genome shotgun sequence, one DNA window encodes the following:
- the LOC131621490 gene encoding uncharacterized protein LOC131621490: MGCTPDQKVRYVTHMLAVEADDWWLETHRRLEANGNKYVVEYAAEFGELAKFDQYYEGPNGELSKCIKFENGLRLEIKKAVSYQKICIFPDLVDSCRIYKEDNNAHYRVINEKRSKSQQGRGKPYEASNGKGKQKVSDGEKTSGGDAPAGIVCFKCGKVGNKSTSCNVDARRCYGCGKFGHALSECTYKDMSVRFYSPKEEGVKLLSSRQMRVLMKEDVQVFSLVASMSVENQTIIEELKVVCEFPEVFPDEIPDVPPEREVDFSIDLVPEAVVRIAREDICET, from the exons ATGGGTTGCACTCCTGATCAGAAGGTTCGGTATGTGACTCACATGCTAGCCGTCgaggcggatgattggtggctagagacccaTAGGAGGTTGGAGGCTAATG GAAATAAGtatgttgtggagtatgctgccgAGTTTGGTGAATTGGCTAAGTTTGACCAATATTATGAAGGACCGAATGGTGAGctttccaagtgcattaagtttgagaatggtttgCGTCTGGAAATCAAGAAGGCGGTTAGTTATCAGAAGATTTGTATCTTCCCTGATTTGGTGGATAGTTGTCGGATTTATAAGGAagacaacaatgctcattatcgtgtgatTAATGAGAAGAGGAGTAAGAGTCAACAAGGCCGTGGCAAGCCTTATGAAGCTTCAAATGGAAAGGGGAAGCAGAAAGTTAGTGATGGCGAGAAGACTAGTGGGGGAGACGCTCCTGCTGGTAttgtgtgcttcaagtgtggtaaggttGGTAATAAAAGCACGTCGTGCAACGTTGATGCTAGAAGATGCTACGGTTGTGGGAAGTTTGGTCATGCGTTGTCTGAATGTACGTATAAGGatatg TCTGTAAGGTTTTATTCTCCTAAAGAAGAAGGTGTTAAGTTGTTGTCATCCAGGCAGATGCGTGtgttgatgaaagaagatgttcaagtGTTTTCTTTGGTTGCTTCGATGTCCGTTGAGAATCAAACTATAATAGAAGAGTTGAAGGTGGTGTGcgaatttcctgaagttttccctgatgaaattcctgatgtgcCGCCAGAGAGAGAAGTTGATTTCtccattgatcttgtacctg aagcagttgtAAGAATTGCTCGAGAAGACATTTGTGAGACCTAG